The Amblyraja radiata isolate CabotCenter1 chromosome 1, sAmbRad1.1.pri, whole genome shotgun sequence genome contains a region encoding:
- the rxfp3 gene encoding relaxin-3 receptor 1: protein MDTNFISRNQSASLDEAMIDRDRKEILPNYFLEKLLLLDKNNQSLHELLKYFDVDEQGIIGSGSPAMRITISIVYSMVCALGLVGNMLVLYLMKSRQEWKKSSINLFVTSLAVTDFQFVLTLPFWAVDTALDFSWPFGKMMCKIVTSVTTMNMYASVFFLTAMSIARYWSVASALKPRRRFNGCSAKWISILIWISAILAITPQAVFSTTKTLFNEEFCLLKFPDHNGSTQFWLGVYHIQKILLGFVVPLIVITVCYLLLLRYVTKRNIGSSSTKRSKVTKSVMIVVLSFFLCWLPNQALTFWGVLIKLNVLNFSDEYYNTHSYVFPITICLAHTNSCLNPVLYCLMRREFRKALKNMFWRVTSPTTINMRPFAASAKPEQDHRHVIIPINSVPPEVSYYPPGVVMHNSQYDILPASSTERRY from the coding sequence ATGGATACCAACTTCATCTCAAGAAACCAGTCGGCTTCTCTGGACGAGGCAATGATAGACAGGGATAGAAAAGAGATTCTTCCCAATTACTTCCTTGAGAAACTTTTGTTGCTCGACAAGAACAACCAGTCTCTCCACGAGTTGCTGAAGTATTTTGATGTGGACGAACAAGGCATCATTGGGAGTGGTTCCCCCGCCATGCGGATCACCATCTCCATTGTTTACTCCATGGTGTGCGCCTTGGGGCTGGTGGGCAACATGCTGGTGTTGTACCTGATGAAGAGCAGACAGGAATGGAAGAAGTCCTCCATCAACCTGTTCGTGACCAGCTTGGCAGTGACGGATTTCCAGTTCGTCCTGACCCTTCCATTCTGGGCAGTGGACACTGCCCTGGACTTCAGCTGGCCCTTTGGAAAGATGATGTGTAAGATTGTCACCTCGGTCACCACAATGAACATGTACGCCAGTGTTTTCTTCTTGACAGCCATGAGCATCGCGAGGTACTGGTCGGTGGCGTCGGCGCTGAAGCCCAGGCGGCGATTTAACGGATGCTCCGCAAAATGGATCAGTATCCTGATCTGGATTTCGGCAATCTTAGCTATCACGCCCCAAGCCGTGTTTTCCACAACCAAGACGCTCTTTAACGAAGAGTTCTGCCTGCTTAAGTTTCCAGACCACAACGGCTCCACACAGTTCTGGCTTGGCGTCTACCACATCCAAAAGATCTTGCTGGGGTTCGTAGTCCCACTTATTGTTATCACAGTGTGCTACCTGCTCCTTCTACGTTACGTGACCAAGAGGAATATCGGCAGCTCCAGCACTAAGAGGTCGAAAGTGACCAAGTCGGTCATGATAGTCGTGCTCTCCTTTTTCCTCTGCTGGCTTCCTAACCAAGCCTTGACATTCTGGGGCGTCCTGATCAAGTTGAACGTCCTTAATTTCAGCGACGAATACTACAACACGCATTCCTACGTCTTCCCCATCACCATCTGCCTGGctcacaccaacagctgcttgaaCCCTGTTCTGTACTGTCTGATGAGGAGGGAGTTTAGGAAGGCGCTGAAGAATATGTTCTGGAGGGTGACCTCTCCGACCACTATCAATATGCGTCCTTTCGCGGCCAGCGCCAAACCAGAGCAAGATCATAGACATGTCATAATTCCGATAAACTCCGTGCCACCGGAGGTTTCGTACTACCCGCCAGGGGTTGTAATGCACAATAGCCAGTATGACATTTTACCAGCTAGCTCTACGGAGCGCCGGTATTAG